CACTTCTCCTCGGTGTCAGGTGCAGGTCATGTGGAGGTTGCGGGCTGACATCATGTCCGCTATGATGAAGACTTTCTGAAAGGAGGTTGTCTCTTTCCTCGTCGTCCATGCGGTCACctgatggtgatggtgacaTCCCGTCAGGCTTCACTCGCGTTTGCCCGATCACGCAGAAGACGTACTTGAGCTTCTTTTCTTGCTCCTCCTCATTAGCATAGTCCTCCCTTGTGCACCCATCAGAGGAAGGGGCGTTGCCCGTATCCTCCCCGCCCTCCCAAAAGTCCTGACAGTCCACAAACTCCTCTCGCTCATCCTCGTCGTCGTCGCCGCCACTGGATACAGTCACAAAGCCGTCCTCTGTCGACAGAACTCTGTCTTGCCGCCACTCGGTGTCACTTCCTCCTTCGCTGTCTTCGCTGTTGTCTGTCCTCCAGCTACCTCCAAAACTCCATTCCTTGTCACGCTTCTCTGACTCCCCCTGGACCTCCTCCCTTTGGTCTACATTCACCTCCTGTCTGTTTTTGCCTCTTCTGTGCTCACGTATCCAACTTTCAATGCGTCCCCTTTGTGCGTccccttcttctttttcttcttcttcttctcccctCCGCTCTCGGTCTAAGTCATCCTCCAGAGAGGACTCTTTGCTATGATTGCTCCTCTGCGGTTCTAACCACATCCGTCTCTGCTCGGCGGCTGCCATCTCTGTCTCACTTCTCCTTTGCGCCCTCTGTGGACTCTTCCTGTCCTCCCGCTCGCTCTCCCCTTCTCCTTCATAGTCGTCTCTGCCCGGCCTGCGTCTCGTGTCATTGTCCATGTCGCTGCTCCACTCGCCGCTGCTCTGAGCTCTCCGCGGAGCCCCAGAGGCCGCCTCCTTGAGGGTTGTGTCATTCCACCTAGGGTCAGCCTCTCTTTCCTGTCTTTGCCTTTCCTTCCTGGGCTCATCATGCACTCTGCGGTGCTCCTTCTCTCTCTTGTCACTCGACCATCCTCTCCCGTCCCCGTATGACCACCTCTCCTCCCCCCGCCTGCCTCTGTCTGCTTCTCTGCGTCTCTGTCGGTCCCTGCCCTTGCTGTCCCCCTCGCTTCTGCTGTGTTGATATGTCAACTCGTGCCGCTCTCTGTCGTCCCTCGCTCTTTGTCGCCTCATCTCCCGCTCGTCGCTGTCCTCTTCACTCCTCGTGCCTCCGCCTCTCCTGGGGGTCCTCTCCTGCTCCTTCCGATCCAGATGAATCTCCCTCTCTCTCCGACGCCGTGGGGAAGGTGTCCTGGATGTTTTGTACCCCATTTCAAAGTATCTTCTGCTGTCTGGGAGAGCAGCATTGGGCTCTTGATATCTTTGCCTGGGTTTCTCATAGCTTCTCACATCTTTTCTTGCCCGTCTACGGACGTCAtcgctttctctttctctttccctTTCCCTCAGCCAAGCTTGCTCTCTTTCCCGTTCCCAGCCATCCGTCTCCATCCTTCTCGGTCTGTCTCTTTGGCGCCTGTGCTCACGGCCTTCATCCCTTTCACCACTTCTTCGCATCCTGGGAAAAGTGTCACCTTTCTTCATCCCGCGCTCCATTTCCCTCTCAAATTCCCTTTCCACGTTAGACAGCAGCCTTCCATTCCTCCTGTCGTCCTCTTGCCTCTTTTCCCTCCGCTCCCGCTCAGCCTCCCTTGGCCTGGAAGAGGGGCCTCTGTCTTTCTCATGGTACCTCTCCCGTGGGTCCGTATCTTTGTATCTTGATTTGTCTCTCATTTTCTCCAGTTCCCGATCCCGCCGTACTTCTTCCTTTCGGTTACTTTCCTGCTCTGACTGAGCGGTCATGGCTGGTGGCCTGGGACTGGGGTCCCGGGAGTGTCTTCCACCTGGCTGAAGCTTGCGGTCAGACGTGTTAATGTTTAAGAAAGTGTCGAAGACGGTGCAGCTTGGCCTTTTGGTCCCCATGGTAGCATAATTTGGAAAACCTTAAAGACATTTCACACTGCTTTAGTTGAAAGTCGAATATGCATGTTACATAATCAAGTGCAAACTTTTCAACATGCGTTGCTGAAACAACTTAAGCGCTGCTGTCAGTTTTGGGCTAGTTTTAGGCCGATAAGTGCTATGTGATTGCTTAATCCAAATTGTTTGCAGTTTAAAGCCCAACAAATTAAGacatacaaaaacaaagacactcACCTACAGTTTACTAAAAAAGCCGCACAAACCTGAAAAGCACAGCATATCGAATCAGGCCTTTGAGAAAGCAAGGCCCTGTTACACATAGGTACGGTATTTAACACATAAGTCACGAcataacacttaaaaaaaaaacacaaacagagtacttatgtgtgtgagagagaagcCACTCACCTAAATGTGAAGTTGTGGGGAGAGCTGGCCTCTCCCGCCTCCTAGTCCAGCTCAGCTCTCAAGCATGGGATTGCACAACACACAAGTATGCATTCTCTGCTTTCACATTGTCCTAGCTGACATATTGATACATTCCAAATGTGTTTCAAAATGAAGCTAGCGCtggcaacaaaaataaaaatcctaatGTTTACACCTGAGCTCTCCTTGCTTTCCAGATATCTGCTCTCTCCaactccctccttccttcttcAAATTCCCAAGCAAGTCTCAACAGATTGACACTTATCTTTTACCCtcctcccctcctcctcttcctcctcctcgctcaCCCCTGTGCCTTGTCCTCTAAATATGTTCTCTCACTGAACAGCTCTCTCATAAATCAAGCAAAAACTCTGCAGGGTCTTGTCCAATCTTCCCTCCCCTTCGCCCTACCAAGCTGCAGTGTGAAACtcccctgaaaaaaaaatacactagtcGTTGGTTTAAGACCGACCTGCCCCGTGTCTTCTCTCACCAAACACAGGAAGTACACCTCCTTGGTGTTTCTCGCTCTTGGAGGAGCTGATTGGTTAATACAGAGTAGCCGGGTGTGGCtgcacaacacacaaacacacagccaGGTGAGTTGATAATGGACGGGAGACTGGGGGGAGGGGAGAAAGAGgcctaaggaaaaaaaaataactaccaTTGGGTGCTGCAGTTCTAGGGAGGCGaatgagggagaaaaaaaacaatacttttaAAATTACTTCAAACAGATTTTGCAGgtgaatacaaaaaaacaacaaatggaaCCAAAGTTATACAAACCATTCAGTTCAAATGGCAGATTGAGAATAATGCCTCAGTTTGTATTCATTAtagaatgttattttttctttgCACTCATAAATTTGTCAAATGCACTGTACATTCCTCATTTCCTGTGCTCAGCTCGCCAAACTGGAGCTTTGCACACTGGATTGAGAAACTGCCATTTTTAGCAGCCTCTTCCTCCAAGGAAATGCATCAAGAAGGGGCTTGTATGGTAATGTTAGTTTGGGAGCAACTGTAATGCAAACTGACCTCTTTATGGTCTGATTTGGGTCCTCCACTTGATCAGGACAACAATGGTCATGAATGAAACTCAAAGCCCTTCAAGatagacacaaaaacacaaatgggCTAATCTTGTTTTGCAATAGGGCAATTAAGGAGTATTTGCTTATCATCTTAATCTTGATGTTATTGTGGGAGCATAAAACTGCATTAATTCAGGCAGTCCGACCAAAGTCTAACAAACCCAACAATATAAAACAGGCAACAATATTAGATTTTAATGAAAGAAATAAGCTATGTTCTTTCAAAGTTACTACAGAATGTGTTGATTCATTAACGCCCAAGCAATTTACCTCATGAAGAACAAAATTAACTAACTTTGAATCTGCAACAGAGAGAAAATTCAAGATGCAATTTTTAGGcgtttctgattttttttaataaaaataaactaattatGATACTTCGCGGTCTACGAAGGCTAGACATTTGTAAGCTCCTCCTCCAGTCGCGAACCAGCCTCTGcttcctcacacttcctggttgtacCACGTGGTCTCATGTTTACACTGACGTCCTTACAAAATGACATCTGCCTTCAATCGTGAGTTAAGTAGTAACATAACTAAAGTGAAGgcgaacaaacaaaatgtatattatagAAGCAAAGTTTCTGCAGACTTCTTCTCAATGGAGAAGGAGGACACATTTGTCGGCCGCATTTGGAGGAGCCTTCGTGGACTTTCTGATTAGGACTGCTTTCGCGCAGCACGATGACGTCATATAGCCTACAACTGCGCACCTTCAGGAAGAAGACCCCGAATTTAAACACAGCATTACTTTCCCAGCATCGACTATTTCCATTTGTTACAGACACGCTTCCGGTCAGCTGATGTCGCAAAGGGAATCTTGCCCTTTTCATTGGACGCTTCGGTCGGTCATACGTTTTGTTTCACTTCCGCAATTCCGAACTATTCCACTCCAATTTGTATTCTATTATCATATCGGATGACGTTCCAAATAGTTTTCAAACGAAAGAGCAACCAGCGCATTTGAATACTGGTTTAATTATGTACTTGTTTATATACGTCAGGAGAAATTAAAATCGACACTTTTTTGTGCTAAAgtcaaccaggaagtagcattaGTGCAAGGAGGCTCGCCGCATCAGTTGTATAGCTGTCAGCTAACTTCTACAACGCTATTAAAGCGAAAACAATGCAGGTACGTGCACATTGCTCGGATCTTTTACATGACCCTGCTTTTGTTTCTCCATATTCTTTACGATTTATCATCGTTACTTCAAAAGTTGATACTCACAATGAAGTACCTGCAGAAATAGAATATATGCTGATCATGTTGTACTTGGCATGCACTTTGCAGACCTATGGGGGATATACTGTTAATACATTAGCTTGGGGTTCAGTATGTTGAATAATGCATGATTAATTGGATCTCTACAACATTAGTACTGTGTGTACTTCATGAATCAATTCAGTAACAGGTAAAAACATATCATTTTgaagttgtattaatattttattgtgaCAATATCTCTTGCAGTTCTCCTATCCCTGTCGAGGGCCTCTCCTGGTTTGGACACTGGTGGTTCAGCTATTCCTGCAAGGATGCGGGACATATGCCAACGACGCCACCAACAACTGTAAACTTGTGTTTGAGTCCGAGTCTGAACGGAAGGTCCTCCAACAAATAGAGACACTCACCCACAAAAAGTAAGAGACACAACCCAGATGTGGATTTGATGTTAAAAtgttcatcttcttcttcactttGATGATAGTTTCACAGCAGAGACACAGATTGGAGAGGACAAGTACTCGTATGTGTTCCAGCTGTGTGGCGACGCAGGAGGCATTCCGGGAGCTGGCGTCATTCAAGTGAACAACCAAAAGACGGGAGCAAAGAtaactgtgattggctcgtACAACGCAACAGAGGTTATTGGAGGAAGTAAGTAAATATACACAGAAAAGCAGTAGCTGGAAATCTTTGACTGTTGTAATGTTATTCCTTACATACATCCCCTTCAATGTTATTTTAGGATTGCTacgatatgctgtgatgtattagCCAGTCTCATCAAATGCACTTCTCTAGTTCCTATAATGTTCAGGAGCTAACATCCTGTGGAGAttaataatattctaatataagTAGATGTTTTCTTGAGTGACAGACAAAAAAAGGGGCTGTTAAGAATGACAATATGTTCTATTTTTATCTTGCAGGTGACTATGTGTGGTTGGTCTACGGAAATGGAGAAAAATATGACACCCACTGCTCCAAAGAACAGAGAAAAGCATTTGTGATGATTTTTTGCAACCGAAATTTGGACTTAGTACGTCGGTGGAGTTAGAACAAAGACAAGCATATacaaaaatctatatatatatatatttttttttttcatgagcaTGTGCCTTATCGAGTTGTAATGTATTTTCCCAGGGCCAGCTGGAGGTGGTTCAGGAGAACAGGGAACGGGAGCAGAACTGCTACTACCAATTCAAGCTGGAGTCCAGTGCTGTGTGTCCACCTCTTGAATCCAAGCTCAGTGCCGGTTCCATCATACTCATCATGTGAGGGACTCAGAAGAGACGATGCACAGCATGTACTTTGAAGTAGTCTGTGTACAACTTGAATTGTAGCATATATTCAATAATATCTGTGTTGATGCCTTTTCAGTGGCTATTCTATACTAGTATACAAGCTGGCACTCACTGCTTTTTAGTATATACAAGTTTACTTTGTATCGAATTGTTTTTTAACAAGATATAATTAACATACTTGCTGAAATATGAGGGATGTTTTCACTTTAGTGGAGGAATAGGCCAGTGATTGCCATCTCTGATTACAGTGGTTTCTGTGTTCTGGCTGTTTACCTCATCGGAGGTTTCCTCTACCAACGGCTCATCGTCGGGGCCAAAGGCATGGATCAGTTCCCTAATCATGCCTTCTGGGTGGAGGTTGGCAATCTCTCTGCAGTAAGTCCCAACTCTGTGGcatcacaaacaatgaaaaaaaaaaaaatcactaatcATTCTCTTAACAGGACGGTTGCGACTTTGTATGCCGCTCACGGGATCGAGAGGAACCTCCTACCTACAGGGGAGTGGCCACGGAACCTTTAGAGGAGGAACCCGAAGAACGAGATGACCACTTATTACCTATGTGACCTCAAAGAGTGTGCTTTTCTTTTCACTGTGTGACAAGTTTGATAAAGTACTTGTGGAGAAACTCGGTCATCGTACAGGTTTCAGTAgtgtgtgggtggggtggggtggctaACATGCAGATACCATGGAGAACGGCTTAGTGACCTCCGCACCTCATTCAATGAGTGATTCATCTGTGATTAAAGTAAGGTTTCTTGTCTAGAAATGTGACAGGATATTTAGTCTCTACCTGATgcaatttacagtatattttccttttttttttcccctgctgATGTTTGAGTATAGGTCGgtgtaggttaaaaaaaaacactgctgctCTTGTCCTCTGCCTTTAATAACTGTAATTTAGGATGGCTTCAATAATACCAATGTTTCATTTCAGGTCGGTCCTCATTCCATTCACAAAGGTCAACAAAAAGTGCTATGATTGGTATATAACCTACATATTTGATTTGTGAGTAAATACACTCATCCAAAGGTTTTACCCTTATGTACATCTCTTGAGTTTTACTTATAAAAGTAAATATACAGAGATACATcatggaatatttgttatttagaattacatatttatatagatatattttgataaaaaataaatgcactttCACAGCAAATAACCAAAGCCGATGATGGCACAgctctttaataataatattataggtAGATGTTGCATTTAAACTTCACAGTTAACCACTAAGTAATTGCACTTCCCTGGTATTGTACACTGTACATTTTAGAATGTGTTGGTGAGAGATTAACTCCAGCTTTTCAAACATAATGGAAAATCATGTTTAGAATTTTCAGTGTTACTTGCTTTTCCGTTTGCTTTAATTCcatgctttgtgttattatatatatattatttgccTCGTGTTATTGTTTATATTCATCTATGAGTTCTGGCTCTAAAGCATTCACTCATAAATGtttcaaaaagtcaaaatgtagcAGGAAAGGatggtttggggtttttttcaagCCACGTTTCTGTTGAAAAAATTGTGTATCGAATGACCTTTGGGCATATTGTGTATAGTATGCAGTGGTGTTTGAATAAAAAAGGTTTAATGCAGACTACAGTTACCATGTATATGAGTATATTATGTGACACTAGAAATACACTTATTATTTAGTAGCTATGTTGCAATGCAGTTTTACAACACAACAGAATacaattataatacaataataataatacaattataataaattagtaaattagcacttttagagagaaaaaaagatatTGTGTTGATCATATTCCAATTCTCCAGGCACATGGGTACAATTATACGAATGCTGTATAATATCAACCGATAGGTGGCGGAATTGTCTGTTACTGTTTGTAAACTTTCAAAAAATTCAAACGAGGAAGAAATCGACCTGTTGgggggtgatttttttttttaacagccaAAAAGCCAATAAACGGCTTTCGGCATTTTGCGCTTGAAATCAAGGGAATTAACTACAAATACAAAGGAAACAAAGAACATTTACCAAGAAGAGGTAAAAGACACAAGCACGCCGAACTGAGAGATACACTTTGACGATGACTTTTTGAATGAACCGCCATCATGTCGCTGCgactgctaactgctagctaaaTATCTATTACAGCATAAGTAAAGTAAGccagtaaataaaatacaaatactagtTAAAAGAAGACGGTTGGTCATTGTTTTGGACACTAAACTGTTAGCCATGGGCGAagcgccccctggtggtggCTAATGCCGTGGTTAACGACTGGCCACGAATTTAGCTCGGCGCTGTTGGATTATCTTGAGTGGAACATAATCTACAGTCGTTGGAACAACTCGTAAACTAACGCTTCTGTTTTTAATGGTAAATattgtgttaaaaatatatagcgAACGTGTAAAAATTGGTCTTTTTTAGAGTAATGGCTTGAGAAACCTATTGTTAGCCCTAGCTTGCTAGCTGTTTAGCTAACCGAGCTTCCCTCCATGATGCTCTTTATTCACTCGTTTTGTAAATCTGTAATGCATGCACGTTGGAATTGAACATAATTGTTGTTTGGCATTCTTTGAAAGCAAGGAAACACAAGAATCGCCTTTAAATGCGTCTGCTAGAAGTGATTTACGAGCAAAAGTGATTGATAACCCTCTGCTGGGAAAGTTAGTCCTGCCAGTGGGTGCAATGCAGCATCAGCACCCAAGATGCTCTGATTTGTCatcttatattattttaaaacacGCTAAACTAATATAATCATGTAGAATATAGTGCTAAT
This genomic window from Doryrhamphus excisus isolate RoL2022-K1 chromosome 17, RoL_Dexc_1.0, whole genome shotgun sequence contains:
- the m6pr gene encoding cation-dependent mannose-6-phosphate receptor; protein product: MQFSYPCRGPLLVWTLVVQLFLQGCGTYANDATNNCKLVFESESERKVLQQIETLTHKNFTAETQIGEDKYSYVFQLCGDAGGIPGAGVIQVNNQKTGAKITVIGSYNATEVIGGSDYVWLVYGNGEKYDTHCSKEQRKAFVMIFCNRNLDLGQLEVVQENREREQNCYYQFKLESSAVCPPLESKLSAGSIILIIGFCVLAVYLIGGFLYQRLIVGAKGMDQFPNHAFWVEVGNLSADGCDFVCRSRDREEPPTYRGVATEPLEEEPEERDDHLLPM